From a single Rutidosis leptorrhynchoides isolate AG116_Rl617_1_P2 chromosome 5, CSIRO_AGI_Rlap_v1, whole genome shotgun sequence genomic region:
- the LOC139847644 gene encoding uncharacterized protein has product MASVISSSCCSSHIQSPRKRLPQSPIFTRNSSHNFISGLKIQSKHPSCFSSNSLIRVSRKVKSNSIVCEASSDTALDVPSVTNETWDSLVLKADGPVMVEFWAPWCGPCRMLLPVIGELSKQYVGRLKCYKLNTDDSPSIATQYGIRSIPTIMIFVNGEKKDAIIGAVPKTTLTSCIEKFL; this is encoded by the exons ATGGCGAGCGTTATCTCTTCATCTTGTTGCTCGTCACACATTCAATCACCCCGTAAACGCCTACCACAATCACCCATCTTCACTCGTAATTCATCGCACAATTTCATTTCCGGTTTAAAGATCCAATCAAAACACCCATCTTGTTTTTCTTCTAATAGCCTAATTAGGGTTTCACGCAAAGTAAAAAGTAACAGTATTGTTTGTGAAGCTTCTTCAGATACAGCTCTTGATG TTCCGTCAGTTACCAATGAAACGTGGGACTCGCTAGTGCTCAAGGCGGATGGGCCAGTGATGGTTGAGTTTTGGGCTCCATGGTGCGGGCCATGCCGTATGCTCCTTCCTGTAATCGGTGAATTGTCAAAGCAATATGTAGGAAGGCTCAAATGCTACAAACTCAACACTGATGATAGCCCATCAATAGCAACTCAATATGGAATTCGTAGCATTCCTACTATTATGATCTTTGTTAATGGCGAGAAAAAAGATGCAATTATTGGCGCAGTTCCAAAGACGACTTTAACCTCTTGCATTGAAAAGTTCTTGTAG